A stretch of Vibrio maritimus DNA encodes these proteins:
- a CDS encoding efflux RND transporter permease subunit, which translates to MERLFSLIQRFPKFVLLLVSALTAISVWYGQQHFKMNADLSSLVEQQGTWVNELDHLNQTFPDSGNVTLLVTGADPAVLKSSVSDIANALNDQSLVHHVFAPQILPWFEEHALGFLSHKEFEQIKASLEESVRPAAVAAQANSLELYFALLAESESPNLNPLLTATEDSSVDWLSFFQEDVTLPSAYAITLVADADSTATEPNRAIMNAIASSIKQADLPASINVKVTGQAALDFDEIADANNSIAVAGTASLLGLILILAIGIRSLRVIIACYLTVLVGLAWTFAAGLAVIGHYNTISIVFMVMFIGLAVDFSIHLCLHIQELRVKGESNEVGMRHAIAHSIRPLSLCALSSALGFLSFYPTAYTGLGELGIVSALGMILGLIATFVVIPLFFTLFGYPTVRHQTDTHRFAWFGSQLIRFKSLIFTLVVALTLVMGYGATQFKFDFSTLVLKNPNSESVLALNQLQQEGLGSSYQLFAIAKDQKQAQEWKARLAMQPSIASVVIASDFMPNEFEKRTAQIQAIFNEPVTVAPMSYEQFLQQAKENNWSGSSQLSTTIDPTITTSNLFGDLSKSLTALTHQDQVTIDSLPVELRERYISERGEWLVVISPKEDMTNVKALETFIEESKQIAPNATGRAVAEQEVGGIITGAFQAAIMMSVFAIALILIWTVDKKRDVILIFIPLGLASLTTLGLMHWLNLSMNMANIIVIPLIFGLGVDNGIHIVKRFRSVRTLDAFFNTSTPKASLVSCLTTLATFGALIVAEHQGMHSIGLVLTIALSSILVFSLVLLPLLLEVTKKKPIE; encoded by the coding sequence GTGGAACGACTATTCTCACTTATCCAGCGCTTTCCTAAATTTGTTCTACTTCTGGTCTCAGCACTAACCGCAATCTCTGTTTGGTACGGACAGCAGCATTTTAAAATGAATGCTGATCTTTCGTCACTCGTTGAGCAGCAGGGAACCTGGGTTAATGAACTCGACCATCTCAATCAAACCTTCCCTGATTCCGGTAACGTGACGTTGCTGGTCACCGGCGCCGATCCAGCTGTCCTTAAATCTTCTGTTTCTGACATTGCTAACGCACTAAACGATCAGTCCTTGGTTCATCATGTCTTTGCACCACAAATATTGCCTTGGTTTGAAGAGCATGCGCTCGGGTTTTTGTCTCATAAAGAGTTCGAGCAGATTAAGGCGTCTCTCGAAGAGTCCGTACGACCGGCTGCTGTTGCTGCGCAAGCAAACAGTTTAGAGCTGTACTTTGCCTTGTTAGCAGAAAGCGAAAGTCCAAATCTAAATCCGCTATTAACAGCGACAGAGGATAGTAGTGTCGATTGGCTGAGTTTTTTCCAAGAAGATGTGACCTTGCCGTCCGCTTATGCCATTACCTTAGTAGCGGATGCGGACTCTACGGCAACAGAACCGAATCGCGCTATCATGAATGCGATCGCTTCCAGCATAAAACAAGCTGATTTGCCAGCCAGTATTAACGTAAAGGTGACGGGGCAGGCAGCACTCGACTTCGATGAAATTGCAGATGCCAATAACAGCATCGCGGTGGCTGGCACGGCATCTCTGTTAGGACTTATCCTTATTCTCGCGATTGGTATTCGTTCTCTGCGAGTCATCATTGCTTGTTATTTGACGGTGCTTGTTGGCTTAGCGTGGACTTTTGCCGCAGGTCTCGCGGTGATAGGTCATTACAATACGATCTCCATCGTGTTTATGGTCATGTTTATCGGTCTTGCAGTCGATTTTTCTATTCATCTGTGTCTTCATATTCAAGAGCTTAGAGTCAAAGGTGAAAGCAATGAAGTCGGAATGCGCCACGCAATAGCGCACTCGATTCGTCCTCTTTCTTTATGCGCACTATCTTCTGCTCTGGGTTTCCTTAGCTTTTATCCTACCGCTTACACAGGGTTGGGCGAACTGGGGATAGTTTCAGCGCTTGGAATGATCTTAGGGCTTATTGCGACTTTCGTTGTTATTCCACTTTTCTTTACTTTGTTTGGTTACCCTACGGTTCGTCATCAAACCGATACACATAGGTTTGCTTGGTTTGGCTCCCAGCTCATTAGATTCAAAAGCCTGATTTTTACTCTTGTCGTCGCACTTACTTTGGTGATGGGGTACGGCGCGACTCAGTTTAAGTTTGATTTCTCGACCTTGGTGTTGAAAAACCCTAACTCAGAATCTGTATTGGCGCTGAATCAACTTCAACAAGAGGGCCTAGGCTCAAGCTATCAATTATTCGCCATTGCAAAAGACCAAAAACAAGCTCAAGAGTGGAAAGCGCGTTTGGCGATGCAACCGTCTATCGCTTCTGTGGTTATCGCGAGTGATTTTATGCCGAATGAGTTCGAAAAGAGAACGGCGCAAATCCAAGCCATTTTCAATGAGCCAGTTACCGTTGCTCCAATGAGCTACGAGCAGTTTTTGCAGCAAGCGAAAGAGAACAATTGGAGTGGAAGCTCTCAACTTTCAACCACAATTGATCCAACTATAACCACGTCAAACCTATTTGGGGATCTTTCAAAGAGTTTGACTGCTTTAACTCATCAGGATCAAGTCACTATAGATTCTTTGCCTGTTGAACTCCGCGAGCGCTATATCAGTGAGCGAGGAGAATGGTTGGTCGTCATTTCACCTAAAGAAGACATGACCAATGTGAAAGCGCTAGAAACCTTTATTGAAGAGAGTAAGCAAATAGCACCTAACGCCACAGGTAGAGCCGTGGCAGAACAAGAAGTTGGCGGAATTATCACGGGTGCATTTCAAGCGGCAATCATGATGTCGGTATTTGCTATTGCACTTATTTTGATTTGGACCGTCGATAAGAAGCGAGATGTCATTCTTATCTTTATTCCGTTAGGGCTGGCTTCATTGACAACGCTTGGCTTGATGCACTGGCTCAATCTTTCAATGAACATGGCTAACATTATCGTGATCCCCCTGATCTTTGGTTTAGGGGTGGACAATGGCATTCATATTGTTAAGCGATTCCGCTCGGTAAGAACTTTAGACGCATTCTTTAATACCTCGACGCCAAAAGCCTCACTGGTAAGTTGCTTGACGACGCTAGCGACCTTTGGTGCGCTGATTGTTGCGGAGCATCAAGGCATGCACTCTATAGGTTTGGTCCTTACGATTGCATTGAGCAGTATATTGGTTTTCAGCCTAGTACTATTGCCATTATTGCTAGAAGTGACTAAGAAAAAGCCCATCGAGTGA
- a CDS encoding porin, whose protein sequence is MKKTLVALAVLASAGSAQAIEIYNQDRATVNLTGDVEVVYLRDTAENASTQQEIQDADFGFDVRYAVNDDLQVGGYWEFSGDNAGAAEAGNVYVGFYSAMAGSLKIGRLDTVLDDAGIGNDYQFGTAGFFQNGSKFGLDEAIRYDVDKGTWYVSAALAQDKNDSTAVIGEDGYWFDGKAGFRVADFDFTGFLGKLKRDTGTVEADENLYALEARYNGFENIGLAAGYYNVKGDIVNPGTDVKGDAIALDATYSLDAWKFAVGYTRLDGDDQEAENTYYLNAGYGIAPSTTVYAELGGTDADNSQLGFAIGMKSEF, encoded by the coding sequence ATGAAAAAGACTCTAGTAGCTCTAGCGGTCCTAGCTTCGGCTGGTTCTGCACAAGCAATCGAAATTTATAACCAAGACCGCGCAACTGTTAACCTAACAGGTGACGTAGAAGTTGTTTACCTGCGTGATACTGCAGAAAACGCTTCAACTCAACAAGAAATCCAAGACGCTGACTTTGGTTTCGACGTACGTTACGCAGTAAACGACGACCTACAAGTTGGTGGTTACTGGGAATTCTCTGGCGACAACGCTGGTGCAGCTGAAGCTGGTAACGTATACGTAGGTTTCTACAGCGCAATGGCTGGCTCTCTAAAAATTGGTCGTCTAGACACAGTTCTTGATGACGCTGGTATCGGTAACGACTACCAATTCGGTACAGCTGGCTTCTTCCAAAACGGTTCTAAGTTTGGTCTTGACGAAGCAATTCGTTACGACGTAGACAAAGGTACTTGGTACGTTTCTGCAGCTCTAGCACAAGACAAGAACGACTCTACAGCAGTTATCGGTGAAGATGGCTACTGGTTCGATGGTAAAGCAGGTTTCCGTGTTGCTGACTTCGACTTTACAGGTTTCCTAGGTAAACTTAAGCGTGACACTGGTACTGTTGAAGCTGACGAGAACCTATACGCTCTAGAAGCACGCTACAACGGTTTCGAAAACATCGGCCTAGCAGCTGGTTACTACAATGTTAAAGGCGACATTGTTAACCCAGGTACAGACGTTAAAGGCGATGCAATCGCTCTAGACGCAACTTACTCTCTTGACGCTTGGAAATTCGCAGTTGGTTACACTCGTCTAGACGGTGACGACCAAGAAGCTGAGAACACTTACTACCTAAACGCTGGCTACGGCATCGCTCCTTCTACTACAGTATATGCTGAGCTTGGTGGTACAGACGCAGACAACTCTCAACTTGGTTTCGCAATCGGTATGAAGTCTGAGTTCTAA
- a CDS encoding DUF2057 family protein, giving the protein MKRSIVAALLTVGFTLSASAATLVPMKGVSLLYINGQEAESKTSANTIQEGKNQVVLRMDKKVGRGSSQTVYTSAPYVIDINVTGDEVKVNHPVARSKQEAEAAFRTGSPEWRITQDGNTLQYTQEKLQGRDGFLPYSNVGELVAKHNEQRGITFSGGEVVQANSVATTTAAVATTAVVSETPKVEAPKAEVTSKKAPEAVASQNNVEQLKAWYLKASKAERKEFRKWMIDQE; this is encoded by the coding sequence GTGAAGAGGTCTATCGTAGCTGCATTATTAACAGTTGGTTTCACATTGTCTGCGAGCGCCGCGACTCTCGTTCCAATGAAAGGAGTTTCTTTACTTTACATTAATGGTCAAGAAGCTGAGAGCAAAACGTCGGCGAACACCATTCAAGAAGGCAAAAACCAAGTTGTTCTGAGAATGGATAAGAAAGTTGGACGAGGCAGTAGTCAAACGGTTTACACTTCTGCACCGTACGTGATTGATATTAATGTTACTGGCGACGAAGTGAAGGTAAACCACCCTGTTGCGCGCAGTAAGCAAGAGGCAGAGGCAGCGTTCCGCACTGGTTCCCCAGAGTGGCGTATCACCCAAGACGGCAATACACTCCAATACACTCAAGAGAAATTACAAGGTCGTGATGGATTCCTTCCTTATTCCAACGTTGGAGAGTTAGTGGCTAAGCATAATGAGCAGCGTGGCATCACTTTCTCTGGCGGGGAAGTCGTTCAGGCTAACTCCGTAGCGACAACCACGGCTGCAGTAGCAACAACCGCCGTGGTTTCTGAGACGCCAAAAGTTGAAGCGCCAAAAGCCGAAGTAACCAGTAAAAAAGCACCAGAAGCTGTTGCTAGCCAAAACAACGTGGAGCAGCTTAAAGCTTGGTACTTAAAGGCATCTAAAGCCGAGCGTAAAGAATTTCGCAAATGGATGATCGATCAAGAGTAA